One Chionomys nivalis chromosome 4, mChiNiv1.1, whole genome shotgun sequence genomic region harbors:
- the LOC130872832 gene encoding olfactory receptor 8B3-like, producing the protein MSPKNGSLVTEFVLLGLTDNPDLQIPLFLVFLVMYLITVLGNLTLILLTVLNSHLHTPMYFFLFNLSFIDLCYSSVVSPKMLMNFVLKKNIIGFAGCMTQLYFFCFFVISECYVLTAMAYDRYVAICNPLMYNVAMSPKVCFYLMLGSYLMGLFGATIHTGCILRLTFCAGNIINHYFCDLLPLMKLSCTSTHVNEIEIFIVGGKDIIVPGIVVFISYGFILSSILQIKSTTGRSKAFNTCSSHIIAVSLFYGSNAFMYLKPSSVGSLNEGKISSVFYTIVVPMMNPLIYSLRNKDVIVALRKTLSRRKL; encoded by the coding sequence ATGTCTCCGAAAAATGGATCTTTGGTAACAGAATTTGTTCTCTTGGGTTTAACAGATAACCCTGACCTACAAATACCCCTGTTCTTAGTTTTTCTAGTAATGTATTTGATAACTGTTCTGGGAAATTTGACTTTGATCCTTTTAACTGTGCTGAACTCTCACCTTCATAcccccatgtactttttcctctTTAACTTATCTTTCATAGACCTCTGCTATTCTTCTGTTGTTTCACCCAAAATGCTAATGAACTTTGTACTAAAGAAGAATATTATCGGTTTTGCAGGATGTATGACTCAACTCtacttcttctgtttttttgtcATCTCTGAATGTTATGTCCTGACAGCaatggcctatgatcgctatgtGGCTATTTGCAACCCACTAATGTATAATGTTGCCATGTCCCCAAAGGTCTGTTTCTATCTTATGCTTGGTTCATACTTGATGGGGCTTTTTGGTGCCACAATCCACACTGGATGCATCTTGAGACTGACCTTCTGTGCTGGAAACATCATTAACCACTACTTCTGTGACCTCCTCCCTTTGATGAAGCTCTCCTgcaccagcacccatgtcaaTGAGATAGAGATTTTCATTGTAGGGGGAAAAGATATCATTGTGCCTGGCATTGTTGTCTTTATATCTTATGGATTCATTCTTTCTAGTATCCTTCAAATAAAATCTACTACAGGAAGGTCCAAAGCCTTCAACACCTGCAGTTCCCACATAATTGCTGTTTCCTTATTTTATGGATCAAATGCATTTATGTACCTAAAACCCTCCTCAGTTGGGTCTTTGAATGAAGGAAAAATATCTTCTGTCTTCTATACCATTGTGGTTCCCATGATGAATCCTTTAATCTACAGTTTGAGAAACAAAGATGTTATAGTTGCCCTGAGAAAAACTTTGAGCAGGAGAAAGTTGTGA